From a single Metopolophium dirhodum isolate CAU chromosome 6, ASM1992520v1, whole genome shotgun sequence genomic region:
- the LOC132947198 gene encoding TBC1 domain family member 19, producing MYSFKEYMALAISIWLNGMDQICGYPSKTPCKNSITSSFDHSVIVQLSMALRTARLWERCLNARLVYFGADTSDRQFSDRREHGRAIPCLDAQERSHGACSLPSQRILLVARRATRRGNPPLRFDWLVVPKYYQYTYHIKTNLNMEELKDKSLHLTAEKLAEELQKMDIYNEFYEDLQMLAASQDVSIDDFKKTLVQAVNIGSMETNLRNAVFHWLRSHGNNKQIVVRDEITSRESLDYLRKAQITWERRIQKSLESMCEEIGINLSCLRSSADRDEMLQKWNELSTYNTSLERLRPVYAPKDFLEVLFSLHNPNYRMISDDMIWDFTYLPLKVKTLPELRHHYRDLATADLLLGLTCCQCLTTLSCGSTSQGEQERIALGEKVLQHQHAPVCQEFLKLGAPRSLRGRLWAQILGSSAKTSEQHYSELKQRVLHFDMLIDKLITKDVQLTACNDDQYFVFEDVLHQIMLCFTRDTDVLSVFNNSTSHPILTSLKGKPPIEAIYPPNGIIPFHGFTMYAAPVCYLFNDPVPLYYTFRAFYLRYWFRLHVISSHPQSILGLCILFQRLLQRHETKIWSHFMSHNIHPIRVVFKWIMKGFSGHLLPEQLLNLWDMIIAYDSLEVLPLLAVAILSFRKDNLLQVNTLQNVDSVLVDLSSLNVMSLLQLALKGPIKM from the exons ATGTATAGCTTTAAAGAATATATGGCCTTAGCCATATCCATCTGGCTAAATGGTATGGACCAAATTTGTGGATATCCTTCAAAAACTCCTTGCAAAAACTCTATTACCTCATCATTTGACCATTCCgtcata GTACAACTATCAATGGCTCTCCGAACCGCACGCCTGTGGGAACGCTGTCTAAATGCGCGGCTCGTTTACTTTGGCGCGGACACATCGGACCGACAATTTTCGGATAGACGCGAGCATGGCCGAGCTATACCTTGCCTAGACGCGCAAGAGCGTTCCCACGGCGCGTGTAGTTTACCAAGCCAGCGAATTTTACTCGTGGCTCGCCGAGCCACGCGCCGTGGGAACCCGCCTTTACGGT TCGATTGGTTAGTTGTACCTAAGTACTATCAGTACACATAtcacataaaaacaaatttaaatatggaAGAGCTAAAAGACAAAAGTTTACATTTAACCGCTGAAAAACTAGCTGAAGAACTTCAAAAAATggatatttataatgaattttatgAAGATTtacag ATGCTAGCTGCTTCCCAAGACGTATCCATAGACGACTTCAAAAAGACCTTGGTGCAAGCAGTGAACATAGGGAGCATGGAAACTAATCTGAGAAACGCGGTATTCCATTGGTTGAGAAGTCATgggaataataaacaaattgtggTTAGGGACGAAATAACGAGTAGAGAGTCGTTAGACTATTTGAGAAAAGCACAA ATCACGTGGGAAAGAAGAATACAGAAATCGTTGGAGTCTATGTGCGAGGAAATAGGGATAAATCTATCTTGTCTCAGGTCCAGTGCTGATCGAGATGAAATGTTACAAAAATGGAACGAACTCAGTACATACAATACAA gtttGGAAAGACTGAGACCGGTGTATGCACCGAAAGATTTTTTAGAAGTGTTATTTTCATTGCATAATCCTAATTACCGAATGATATC tgATGACATGATATGGGATTTTACGTACCTGCCGCTGAAAGTTAAGACATTACCAGAACTG AGACATCATTACAGGGATTTGGCCACTGCCGATTTGCTGTTAGGTTTAACGTGTTGTCAATGTCTGACGACGCTGTCGTGCGGGTCGACGTCACAGGGAGAACAAGAACGAATCGCTTTGGGAGAAAaag ttcTACAACATCAGCATGCACCGGTGTGTCAAGAGTTTCTAAAATTGGGTGCACCTCGCAGCCTCCGGGGTAGGCTCTGGGCACAGATTCTAGGATCTAGTGCGAAGACTTCG GAACAACATTACTCGGAATTAAAACAACGCGTGTTGCACTTCGATATGTTGATCGACAAATTGATCACGAAAGACGTTCAACTAACAGCGTGCAACGACGATCAATACTTCGTGTTCGAAGACGTCTTACATCAg ATAATGTTGTGTTTTACTCGCGATACTGACGTGTTGTCAGTGTTCAACAACTCGACCAGCCATCCAATACTTACGTCGTTGAAGGGCAAACCACCTATCGAGGCAATATATCCTCCCAACGGCATTATACCTTTCCACGGTTTTACAATGTATG CTGCCCCCGTTTGCTATTTGTTCAATGACCCTGTACCATTGTACTACACGTTCAGAGCATTCTACCTGCGTTACTGGTTCAGATTGCATGTGATAAGTTCACACCCGCAAAGCATACTTGGACTATGCATTTTGTTCCAGCGGCTTTTACAGAGACACGAAACAAAGATTTGGTCGCATTTTATGAGCCACAACATTCACCC TATCAGAGTGGTATTCAAATGGATCATGAAGGGATTCAGTGGGCATTTACTTCCAGAACAATTACTTAACCTGTGGGACATGATTATAGCTTACGACTCCCTGGAAGTATTGCCACTTTTGGCAGTTGCGATTTTAAGTTTCAGAAAAGACAATCTACTTCAAGTAAACACTTTACAAAACGTAGAT tcagtTCTGGTAGATTTGTCATCATTAAACGTAATGTCTTTGCTACAGTTAGCACTAAAAGGaccaattaaaatgtaa
- the LOC132947201 gene encoding organic cation transporter protein-like isoform X2, with product MTGTPGIFNAIQISSYVFLVDKPSYWCDIPDLKSAGWSDQMIINVSTPHQKYSSKKLEECSYYNQNYSIFAKNGYNWSMNNLDTADSKPCQYYSYSTRESVVTEWNLVCDDVSMKSNVHATMAFGKFVGGLLFGSISDVYGRKFAFNLAAFIYIFSGPSAALIDSYVLFLIARFLIGVAGSGIYESSYTILTELTSGKTRTLLCLLMNMSYPIGYILLSIIAYYVRPWRMLLLVLSLPILGLLIQCWFLPESPKWLMSQGRTKQAWVEMAKLVPTAAVHKNIDNGGQDNVEISKTKKCNGKFTEILSAYSSLFSTPDLSAKTVISLFFGLSCGLSYYVIALNGDNITADRYIYVALNGVVEGVSYALTVPLFLYVGRKKAVSSFFFASGILQLTLLAIPLEKANILLCVTLIGKFFVSALFSAIVLYVSELYPTTIRNTGIGILLTFSQIGSIIAPYIVEILGAKAWYIPSTVCGTLGIFVSSLVLMLPETKKTVLPNTLEDMKNTNTAKLSNCFKF from the exons ATGACCGGCACACCGGGTATATTCAATGCTATCCAGATATCGTCGTACGTGTTTCTAGTCGACAAACCTTCATACTGGTGTGATATACCAGATCTGAAATCTGCAGGATGGAGCGACCAGATGATCATTAATGTTTCCACGCC acatcaaaaatattcatcaaaaaaactTGAAGAATGttcttattataatcaaaattattcaatatttgcCAAAAATGGTTACAATTGGTCAATGAATAATTTAGATACTGCCGATTCTAAACCTTGTCAGTATTATAGTTACAGTACCAGAGAATCTGTTGTAACTGAA TGGAATTTAGTTTGTGATGATGTATCGATGAAGTCCAATGTTCACGCCACTATGGCTTTTGGAAAGTTTGTTGGTGGACTTTTATTTGGTTCAATATCGGATGTATATGGCAGGAAGTTTGCTTTCAATTTGGCAgcttttatttacatattttcagGACCATCTGCTGCCTTGATTGAttcatatgtattatttttaattgcgaGATTCTTGATAGGTGTAGCTGGATCTGGAATTTATGAATCAtcgtatacaatat TAACTGAGCTGACAAGTGGTAAGACTCGTACTTTACTTTGTCTTTTGATGAATATGTCGTATCCAATtggttatattttgttatcaatTATTGCTTATTATGTACGGCCGTGGAGAATGTTGCTTTTAGTATTGTCTTTGCCCATACTTGGATTGTTGATACAATGCTG gtttttacctGAATCTCCTAAATGGTTAATGTCCCAAGGTAGAACAAAACAAGCTTGGGTGGAAATGGCTAAACTTGTTCCAACTGCAGCAGTTCATAAAAACATTGATAATGGTGGCCAAGATAATGTAGAAATTAGTAAG ACAAAAAAGTGTAATGGGAAATTTACGGAGATCTTGTCAGCATATTCGTCATTGTTTTCTACGCCGGACTTGTCAGCAAAAAcagttatttctttattttttggatTATCTTGTGGCTTATCGTATTACGTTATTG CATTGAACGGGGATAATATAACTGCTGATCGTTACATATACGTTGCGCTAAACGGAGTTGTTGAAGGTGTATCATACGCGTTAACTGTTCCTTTATTTCTATATGTTGGACGCAAAAAAGCAGTTTCATCCTTTTTTTTCGCATCAGGAATATTGCAACTGACATTATTGGCAATACCACttg aaaaagcaaacattttattatgCGTGACTTTAATTGGAAAATTTTTCGTAAGTGCCTTATTTTCAGCCATTGTACTCTACGTATCAGAATTATATCCAACTACAATCAGAAATACTGGTATCGGAATATTATTGACTTTTTCTCAAATAGGATCTATTATTGCACCATATATAGTCGaaatattg GGAGCTAAGGCATGGTATATTCCGAGTACAGTGTGTGGGACACTTGGTATCTTTGTTTCAAGCTTGGTTCTGATGTTACCCGAGACAAAGAAGACAGTATTGCCAAATACTCTAGAAGATATGAAAAACACTAATACCGCCAAACTTagcaattgttttaaattttaa
- the LOC132947199 gene encoding organic cation transporter protein-like isoform X1, whose product MVDKLDKYIDSYSKEWYQAFLLLMMAGTPGIFNAIQISSYVFLVDKPSYWCDVPVLKAAGWSDQMLLNVSTPYQNYSSKKLEECFYYNRNYSIFAKNGYNWSMNNLETANLKPCQYYSYSNTDTVVTEWNLVCENVAMKSNIQAVMAFGKFVGGLLFGSISDVYGRKFAFNLAAFIYMFSGPSAALIDSYVLFLIARFLIGVAGSGIYESSYTILTELTSGKTRTLLCLLMNMSYPIGYILLSIIAYYVRPWRMLLLVLSLPMFGLLIQCWFLSESPKWLMSQGRESQAWKVMTKLVPSAVHADIDNDNQDNMFEIRKSKKSQGKCNEFLSTFTTLFSTWDLSVKTGISFSCGFVCGLSYYVIALNGDNITADRYLYVALNGVVEGLAYLSTIPLLLYVGRKIAVSGLFFASGILQLALLTIPQESANFLLFVALLGKFCVSAVFSVSLLYISELYPTTIRNTGLGTSLTISQIGSVIAPYVVELLGAKAWYIPSTVCGMLGIFVSSLVLMLPETKGTVLPDTLEDMKTTSSVKVTNCCKF is encoded by the exons ATGGTTGACAAATTGGACAAATACATTGACAGTTACTCTAAGGAATGGTACCAGGCATTCCTGCTATTGATGATGGCCGGCACACCAGGGATATTTAACGCTATACAGATCTCATCGTACGTGTTCCTAGTTGACAAACCTTCATACTGGTGTGATGTACCTGTTTTGAAAGCGGCAGGGTGGAGTGACCAAATGCTCTTAAATGTTTCTACACC gtatcaaaattattcatcaaaaaaacttgaagaatgtttttattacaatcgaaattattcaatatttgcCAAAAATGGTTACAATTGGTCAATGAATAATTTAGAAACTGCCAATTTAAAACCTTgtcaatattatagttacagtAACACAGACACTGTTGTAACTGAA tgGAATTTAGTTTGTGAAAATGTAGCAATGAAGTCAAATATTCAAGCAGTTATGGCTTTTGGAAAGTTTGTTGGTGGACTTTTATTTGGTTCAATATCAGATGTATATGGCAGAAAGTTTGCTTTTAATTTGGCAGCTTTTATTTACATGTTTTCAGGACCATCTGCTGCTCTGATTGAttcatatgtattatttttaattgcgaGATTCTTGATAGGTGTTGCTGGATCTGGAATTTATGAATCatcatatacaatat TGACTGAGCTGACAAGTGGTAAAACTCGTACTTTACTTTGTCTCTTGATGAATATGTCATATCCAATtggttatattttgttatcaatTATTGCTTATTATGTACGACCATGGAGAATGTTGCTTTTAGTTTTGTCTTTGCCCATGTTTGGATTGTTGATACAATGCTG gTTTCTATCAGAATCTCCAAAATGGTTGATGTCTCAAGGTAGAGAAAGCCAGGCTTGGAAAGTGATGACTAAGCTTGTTCCTTCTGCTGTTCATGCTGACATAGATAATGATAACCAGgataatatgtttgaaattaGAAAG TCAAAAAAGAGTCAAGGGAAATGTAATGAGTTTCTGTCCACTTTTACTACATTGTTTTCTACTTGGGATTTATCTGTCAAGACGGGTATTTCTTTTTCTTGTGGATTCGTTTGTGGCCTATCATATTACGTTATTG cattAAATGGTGATAATATTACTGCTGATCGTTACTTATATGTTGCATTGAATGGAGTTGTCGAAGGCTTAGCATACTTATCAACTATTCCATTATTACTTTATGTTGGACGCAAAATAGCAGTTTCCGGCTTATTTTTTGCATCCGGAATATTGCAGCTTGCATTGTTAACAATACCacaag aaagtgcaaattttttattatttgttgctTTACTTGGAAAATTTTGTGTGAGTGCAGTATTTTCAGTTAGTTTGCTTTATATATCAGAGTTATATCCAACTACAATAAGAAACACCGGCCTTGGAACATCATTGACCATTTCTCAAATAGGATCTGTTATTGCACCATATGTAGTTGAACtattg gGAGCAAAAGCTTGGTACATTCCAAGTACGGTGTGTGGAATGTTAGGCATTTTCGTTTCAAGTTTGGTTCTTATGTTGCCCGAAACAAAGGGAACAGTATTACCAGATACTCTAGAAGATATGAAAACTACTAGTTCTGTTAAAGTTACCAATTGTTGTAAGTTTTAG
- the LOC132947201 gene encoding organic cation transporter protein-like isoform X1, producing the protein MDDLDQYIDSYSKQRWKVFVLLLMTGTPGIFNAIQISSYVFLVDKPSYWCDIPDLKSAGWSDQMIINVSTPHQKYSSKKLEECSYYNQNYSIFAKNGYNWSMNNLDTADSKPCQYYSYSTRESVVTEWNLVCDDVSMKSNVHATMAFGKFVGGLLFGSISDVYGRKFAFNLAAFIYIFSGPSAALIDSYVLFLIARFLIGVAGSGIYESSYTILTELTSGKTRTLLCLLMNMSYPIGYILLSIIAYYVRPWRMLLLVLSLPILGLLIQCWFLPESPKWLMSQGRTKQAWVEMAKLVPTAAVHKNIDNGGQDNVEISKTKKCNGKFTEILSAYSSLFSTPDLSAKTVISLFFGLSCGLSYYVIALNGDNITADRYIYVALNGVVEGVSYALTVPLFLYVGRKKAVSSFFFASGILQLTLLAIPLEKANILLCVTLIGKFFVSALFSAIVLYVSELYPTTIRNTGIGILLTFSQIGSIIAPYIVEILGAKAWYIPSTVCGTLGIFVSSLVLMLPETKKTVLPNTLEDMKNTNTAKLSNCFKF; encoded by the exons ATGGATGATCTAGACCAATACATTGACAGTTACTCCAAACAACGATGGAAAGTTTTCGTCTTGTTGTTGATGACCGGCACACCGGGTATATTCAATGCTATCCAGATATCGTCGTACGTGTTTCTAGTCGACAAACCTTCATACTGGTGTGATATACCAGATCTGAAATCTGCAGGATGGAGCGACCAGATGATCATTAATGTTTCCACGCC acatcaaaaatattcatcaaaaaaactTGAAGAATGttcttattataatcaaaattattcaatatttgcCAAAAATGGTTACAATTGGTCAATGAATAATTTAGATACTGCCGATTCTAAACCTTGTCAGTATTATAGTTACAGTACCAGAGAATCTGTTGTAACTGAA TGGAATTTAGTTTGTGATGATGTATCGATGAAGTCCAATGTTCACGCCACTATGGCTTTTGGAAAGTTTGTTGGTGGACTTTTATTTGGTTCAATATCGGATGTATATGGCAGGAAGTTTGCTTTCAATTTGGCAgcttttatttacatattttcagGACCATCTGCTGCCTTGATTGAttcatatgtattatttttaattgcgaGATTCTTGATAGGTGTAGCTGGATCTGGAATTTATGAATCAtcgtatacaatat TAACTGAGCTGACAAGTGGTAAGACTCGTACTTTACTTTGTCTTTTGATGAATATGTCGTATCCAATtggttatattttgttatcaatTATTGCTTATTATGTACGGCCGTGGAGAATGTTGCTTTTAGTATTGTCTTTGCCCATACTTGGATTGTTGATACAATGCTG gtttttacctGAATCTCCTAAATGGTTAATGTCCCAAGGTAGAACAAAACAAGCTTGGGTGGAAATGGCTAAACTTGTTCCAACTGCAGCAGTTCATAAAAACATTGATAATGGTGGCCAAGATAATGTAGAAATTAGTAAG ACAAAAAAGTGTAATGGGAAATTTACGGAGATCTTGTCAGCATATTCGTCATTGTTTTCTACGCCGGACTTGTCAGCAAAAAcagttatttctttattttttggatTATCTTGTGGCTTATCGTATTACGTTATTG CATTGAACGGGGATAATATAACTGCTGATCGTTACATATACGTTGCGCTAAACGGAGTTGTTGAAGGTGTATCATACGCGTTAACTGTTCCTTTATTTCTATATGTTGGACGCAAAAAAGCAGTTTCATCCTTTTTTTTCGCATCAGGAATATTGCAACTGACATTATTGGCAATACCACttg aaaaagcaaacattttattatgCGTGACTTTAATTGGAAAATTTTTCGTAAGTGCCTTATTTTCAGCCATTGTACTCTACGTATCAGAATTATATCCAACTACAATCAGAAATACTGGTATCGGAATATTATTGACTTTTTCTCAAATAGGATCTATTATTGCACCATATATAGTCGaaatattg GGAGCTAAGGCATGGTATATTCCGAGTACAGTGTGTGGGACACTTGGTATCTTTGTTTCAAGCTTGGTTCTGATGTTACCCGAGACAAAGAAGACAGTATTGCCAAATACTCTAGAAGATATGAAAAACACTAATACCGCCAAACTTagcaattgttttaaattttaa
- the LOC132947199 gene encoding solute carrier family 22 member 12-like isoform X2 produces the protein MNNLETANLKPCQYYSYSNTDTVVTEWNLVCENVAMKSNIQAVMAFGKFVGGLLFGSISDVYGRKFAFNLAAFIYMFSGPSAALIDSYVLFLIARFLIGVAGSGIYESSYTILTELTSGKTRTLLCLLMNMSYPIGYILLSIIAYYVRPWRMLLLVLSLPMFGLLIQCWFLSESPKWLMSQGRESQAWKVMTKLVPSAVHADIDNDNQDNMFEIRKSKKSQGKCNEFLSTFTTLFSTWDLSVKTGISFSCGFVCGLSYYVIALNGDNITADRYLYVALNGVVEGLAYLSTIPLLLYVGRKIAVSGLFFASGILQLALLTIPQESANFLLFVALLGKFCVSAVFSVSLLYISELYPTTIRNTGLGTSLTISQIGSVIAPYVVELLGAKAWYIPSTVCGMLGIFVSSLVLMLPETKGTVLPDTLEDMKTTSSVKVTNCCKF, from the exons ATGAATAATTTAGAAACTGCCAATTTAAAACCTTgtcaatattatagttacagtAACACAGACACTGTTGTAACTGAA tgGAATTTAGTTTGTGAAAATGTAGCAATGAAGTCAAATATTCAAGCAGTTATGGCTTTTGGAAAGTTTGTTGGTGGACTTTTATTTGGTTCAATATCAGATGTATATGGCAGAAAGTTTGCTTTTAATTTGGCAGCTTTTATTTACATGTTTTCAGGACCATCTGCTGCTCTGATTGAttcatatgtattatttttaattgcgaGATTCTTGATAGGTGTTGCTGGATCTGGAATTTATGAATCatcatatacaatat TGACTGAGCTGACAAGTGGTAAAACTCGTACTTTACTTTGTCTCTTGATGAATATGTCATATCCAATtggttatattttgttatcaatTATTGCTTATTATGTACGACCATGGAGAATGTTGCTTTTAGTTTTGTCTTTGCCCATGTTTGGATTGTTGATACAATGCTG gTTTCTATCAGAATCTCCAAAATGGTTGATGTCTCAAGGTAGAGAAAGCCAGGCTTGGAAAGTGATGACTAAGCTTGTTCCTTCTGCTGTTCATGCTGACATAGATAATGATAACCAGgataatatgtttgaaattaGAAAG TCAAAAAAGAGTCAAGGGAAATGTAATGAGTTTCTGTCCACTTTTACTACATTGTTTTCTACTTGGGATTTATCTGTCAAGACGGGTATTTCTTTTTCTTGTGGATTCGTTTGTGGCCTATCATATTACGTTATTG cattAAATGGTGATAATATTACTGCTGATCGTTACTTATATGTTGCATTGAATGGAGTTGTCGAAGGCTTAGCATACTTATCAACTATTCCATTATTACTTTATGTTGGACGCAAAATAGCAGTTTCCGGCTTATTTTTTGCATCCGGAATATTGCAGCTTGCATTGTTAACAATACCacaag aaagtgcaaattttttattatttgttgctTTACTTGGAAAATTTTGTGTGAGTGCAGTATTTTCAGTTAGTTTGCTTTATATATCAGAGTTATATCCAACTACAATAAGAAACACCGGCCTTGGAACATCATTGACCATTTCTCAAATAGGATCTGTTATTGCACCATATGTAGTTGAACtattg gGAGCAAAAGCTTGGTACATTCCAAGTACGGTGTGTGGAATGTTAGGCATTTTCGTTTCAAGTTTGGTTCTTATGTTGCCCGAAACAAAGGGAACAGTATTACCAGATACTCTAGAAGATATGAAAACTACTAGTTCTGTTAAAGTTACCAATTGTTGTAAGTTTTAG